In one Moritella sp. 5 genomic region, the following are encoded:
- a CDS encoding crotonase/enoyl-CoA hydratase family protein, with protein sequence MPNNQAGIQAPRVTVDINDDVAIVTLNRGRKYNALDMDMFYALDNTATELANNKAIRAVIVRGDGKVFCAGLDVKSIIKNPLNPGKLLKREEGELANLAQKVGYLWRQIPVPVIAVTHGVCFGGGLQIALGADFRYSTADCEFSVMEIKWGLIPDMSGMVTMRELTRIDIAKELTMTGRKFSGIEAEKYGLVTHVCDDPMAAAMTFVDSLKTRSPDAIVAAKSLLNDSWAASEQAVLVLETQTQRKVMGKWNQIIAVTRNFIKKSLPYRKRSI encoded by the coding sequence ATGCCAAATAATCAAGCGGGCATACAAGCCCCACGCGTAACTGTGGATATTAACGATGATGTCGCTATTGTTACGCTAAATCGAGGCCGAAAGTACAATGCATTAGACATGGATATGTTTTATGCATTAGATAACACAGCAACAGAACTTGCTAATAATAAAGCCATCCGAGCAGTCATTGTACGTGGTGATGGTAAGGTGTTCTGTGCTGGTCTTGATGTCAAAAGTATTATCAAAAACCCCCTCAATCCCGGCAAACTATTAAAACGTGAAGAAGGCGAACTTGCTAATCTGGCGCAAAAGGTCGGTTATCTTTGGCGTCAAATACCTGTTCCTGTCATTGCTGTCACCCATGGTGTGTGCTTTGGTGGTGGACTGCAAATTGCGTTAGGGGCTGATTTCCGTTATAGCACCGCCGATTGTGAATTTTCTGTGATGGAAATTAAATGGGGACTCATTCCTGATATGAGCGGCATGGTCACCATGCGTGAGCTCACCCGTATTGATATAGCCAAAGAGCTTACGATGACAGGGCGTAAGTTTAGCGGTATCGAAGCGGAGAAATATGGTTTGGTGACGCATGTCTGTGATGATCCAATGGCGGCGGCGATGACCTTTGTTGATAGCCTTAAAACGCGCTCTCCAGATGCGATTGTGGCGGCGAAATCATTACTTAATGATTCATGGGCGGCATCAGAACAAGCGGTATTAGTATTGGAAACTCAAACTCAAAGAAAAGTCATGGGAAAGTGGAATCAAATTATTGCAGTGACTCGTAATTTTATCAAAAAATCATTACCCTATAGAAAACGTAGTATTTAA
- the traF gene encoding conjugal transfer protein TraF, whose product MKIQFSKSLLLPFTLGIAATSCQLSATEFDARSYAMGGVGVTTADYVTASFHNPAMAAKHDVRDDFGLLAPVIGLQVDDPDDLYHDASNIYDVVSKANLPGDAAAVDAALATIAGDKAYAEAGFGLVASVPTRYYSTNVFLKGYADSFIFSDVIADDVNNGVIDSKMSVYAISVVEFGMTFARKFDTRYGGMHIGISPKYNIISTYNYSQTINTFDPDKYKDGATSDKKGFNLDLGMEVGLQHGLSVGAAVKNLIPQKIDLKPMNDSSASYNLNPIVTTGLSWSRDYLTLAVDVDVNAKKRYENINSLSGVQDDFDDTQMLRIGGEIGLQSAMQLRAGYVKDLQGNKEQVFTAGIGLSPFNVFHLDVGASYGGSNKFGLVAQTMVWF is encoded by the coding sequence ATGAAGATTCAATTCTCGAAATCATTGCTGTTGCCTTTTACGCTTGGCATTGCTGCCACAAGTTGTCAGTTATCTGCTACGGAGTTTGATGCTCGCTCATACGCAATGGGCGGCGTTGGTGTTACTACGGCGGATTACGTTACTGCGTCGTTTCACAATCCTGCAATGGCAGCTAAACATGATGTGCGTGATGACTTTGGTTTGTTAGCACCTGTGATTGGCCTTCAAGTCGATGATCCAGATGATTTATATCATGATGCTTCAAATATTTATGATGTTGTTTCTAAGGCTAACCTCCCTGGTGATGCCGCAGCAGTTGATGCTGCGTTAGCTACAATTGCGGGAGATAAAGCCTATGCTGAAGCTGGCTTTGGTTTAGTTGCGTCTGTGCCGACACGTTATTACTCCACCAATGTGTTTCTTAAAGGCTATGCCGATTCTTTCATTTTCTCTGATGTAATCGCGGATGATGTTAACAATGGTGTCATCGACTCTAAAATGAGTGTGTATGCGATCTCTGTGGTTGAATTTGGTATGACCTTTGCGCGTAAATTCGATACGCGTTATGGCGGCATGCATATCGGCATATCACCTAAATACAATATTATTTCGACTTATAACTACTCACAAACAATTAATACATTTGATCCAGACAAATACAAAGATGGTGCAACCAGTGATAAGAAAGGCTTCAACCTAGATTTAGGGATGGAAGTTGGTTTGCAGCATGGACTAAGCGTGGGTGCAGCGGTTAAAAACTTAATCCCACAAAAGATCGATTTAAAACCGATGAATGATTCAAGTGCTAGCTATAATTTAAATCCAATTGTCACCACAGGGTTAAGTTGGAGTCGTGACTATCTAACGCTAGCCGTTGATGTTGACGTTAATGCCAAGAAGCGTTATGAAAATATAAACAGCCTATCGGGTGTTCAAGATGATTTTGATGATACCCAAATGCTGAGAATTGGTGGTGAAATTGGCCTACAGTCAGCAATGCAACTGCGTGCTGGTTATGTAAAAGATTTGCAAGGCAATAAAGAACAAGTATTTACTGCAGGTATCGGTTTATCTCCCTTTAATGTTTTCCATCTTGATGTTGGTGCCAGTTATGGTGGTTCAAATAAATTTGGCTTAGTCGCACAAACTATGGTGTGGTTTTAA
- a CDS encoding crotonase/enoyl-CoA hydratase family protein has protein sequence MDIESSYNTFTLTVENSVAHLQFSRPDKLNSMNLDFWREFPAAIAGLSMTDDLRVLVISAQGPHFCAGMDLDVFQSPDNFPMGKEKARVSEAMRRFIMQLQQVFTDLEQLRVPVLTAIQGGCIGGALDLIAASDMRYCTQDAFFTIKEVELGITADLGTLQRLPSILPQGIVRELAYTGRNFSAAEADKFGLVNQVFETQEAMLDGVLQIASQIAAHSPLAVTGSKEMLNYSRDHGVDDSLKYMATWQAGMLCLEETMTILQAKKQRKAPELKPLRKVTGLFDS, from the coding sequence ATGGACATAGAATCGAGTTACAACACTTTTACGTTAACAGTCGAGAATAGCGTTGCGCATTTACAATTTAGTCGACCTGATAAATTGAATTCAATGAATTTGGATTTTTGGCGTGAATTCCCTGCGGCTATCGCGGGGCTTTCGATGACAGATGATTTACGTGTATTGGTGATTTCGGCGCAAGGCCCACATTTTTGTGCCGGTATGGATTTAGACGTATTCCAAAGCCCTGATAATTTCCCTATGGGTAAAGAGAAAGCTAGAGTCAGTGAAGCGATGCGTCGTTTTATCATGCAATTGCAGCAAGTCTTTACTGATCTTGAACAGTTACGCGTACCCGTATTAACAGCAATTCAAGGTGGTTGTATTGGTGGTGCGTTAGATCTGATCGCAGCATCAGATATGCGTTATTGCACGCAAGATGCGTTCTTCACGATTAAAGAAGTGGAGTTAGGCATTACCGCTGATCTGGGTACATTACAGCGTTTACCGAGTATATTACCGCAAGGTATCGTGCGTGAACTCGCGTACACAGGCCGTAATTTTAGTGCCGCAGAAGCGGATAAATTTGGTTTGGTTAATCAAGTGTTCGAAACACAAGAGGCTATGTTGGATGGGGTGTTACAGATCGCCAGTCAAATTGCAGCACATTCACCACTGGCTGTGACAGGCAGTAAAGAGATGCTTAATTACAGCCGCGATCACGGTGTTGACGATAGCTTGAAATACATGGCAACTTGGCAAGCTGGTATGTTGTGTTTAGAAGAAACCATGACGATCTTACAGGCTAAAAAACAGCGTAAAGCACCAGAATTAAAACCATTACGTAAAGTGACTGGGTTGTTTGATAGTTAA
- a CDS encoding DUF5692 family protein, with the protein MMTNRINAIFMAMLALLLLVCVSGVNAASNDMAYVPEINNTIWQGTRDGKPGEGSMLYRLEFSDNNQVQVIKQSGGFNHSEPQTWHQQDNRIIINSDANSKIKDFDGATLTFFADDRISFSLDNDSFTIHKWYQYRAYGHVLLVLLGLMLLNEICRRVAWSNYLLFFILPVVLIPLWSSYDVTYWFKWVKLYSVVGAAALFTLIRFTKIGNMKWAKFGAAAFLAINISEAVMQDFSMGNTANVLNAIGGILSIITLTGWLSIQADKSKEKDMVWPAMTIFWIIAYDVWNIVFVYLNFPGSATAQLMVLISATIPALFIKKGTWLQARAFTLAGSFMYYFSNPAMFESNVVVMPRNDELMLAAGAASFIINSIYAYLFFSKKWQQRQLTKVTA; encoded by the coding sequence ATGATGACAAACAGAATTAACGCTATCTTTATGGCCATGTTGGCATTGCTACTGCTGGTCTGTGTGAGTGGTGTAAACGCAGCCAGCAATGATATGGCCTATGTACCCGAGATTAACAATACCATTTGGCAAGGTACACGTGATGGCAAACCAGGTGAAGGTAGTATGCTTTACCGCTTAGAATTTTCAGATAATAACCAGGTACAAGTAATCAAACAATCAGGGGGATTTAACCACAGCGAGCCGCAAACTTGGCACCAACAAGATAACCGCATCATCATTAACAGCGATGCAAACTCTAAAATTAAAGATTTTGACGGGGCAACGCTCACATTCTTCGCTGATGATCGCATTAGCTTTAGCCTCGATAATGATTCATTTACCATTCATAAGTGGTATCAATATCGGGCTTATGGGCACGTACTCTTAGTATTACTTGGCCTAATGCTACTGAACGAAATATGTCGCCGCGTAGCTTGGAGTAACTACTTACTGTTCTTTATTTTACCTGTTGTACTTATCCCTCTGTGGTCTAGCTATGATGTTACTTACTGGTTTAAATGGGTAAAACTTTATTCGGTAGTCGGTGCAGCTGCATTATTCACCCTGATCCGTTTTACCAAAATAGGTAACATGAAATGGGCTAAATTTGGTGCCGCCGCATTCCTCGCCATTAATATCTCCGAAGCAGTCATGCAAGACTTCAGTATGGGTAATACGGCAAATGTGCTGAATGCCATTGGCGGTATCTTATCAATTATCACCTTAACCGGTTGGCTAAGTATTCAGGCAGACAAGAGCAAAGAGAAAGACATGGTTTGGCCAGCGATGACTATCTTCTGGATCATTGCTTATGATGTATGGAATATTGTTTTTGTTTACTTAAATTTCCCAGGCTCAGCGACAGCCCAATTGATGGTACTCATATCGGCAACCATTCCCGCATTATTCATTAAAAAAGGCACTTGGTTACAAGCCCGTGCATTTACCTTAGCGGGTTCATTTATGTATTACTTCAGCAACCCCGCCATGTTTGAAAGTAATGTTGTTGTCATGCCACGTAATGACGAGTTAATGCTTGCCGCAGGTGCCGCCAGTTTCATTATCAATAGTATTTATGCTTACTTATTTTTCAGTAAAAAATGGCAACAACGTCAGCTCACAAAAGTTACTGCATGA
- a CDS encoding ATP synthase subunit I, giving the protein MPHNAYELAIRGYALKLILGQLLLVLFIVSATYLGTDHKSTRSAALGGMIFLLPQYIFTRLSFLYTGSANIMRANTFMILGHACKFALIFILFSVILPLPGIQHFNLFITFVIVMFSQIFSLLKPLPEQFAKTVTTPEDAESINSENTDMNKILTARTTQG; this is encoded by the coding sequence ATGCCACATAATGCATATGAATTAGCCATCAGAGGTTACGCACTAAAACTCATTTTAGGTCAGTTGTTGCTCGTATTATTTATTGTTTCAGCGACTTATCTTGGTACCGATCACAAGTCGACACGTTCCGCAGCGTTAGGTGGGATGATCTTCTTGCTGCCACAATATATTTTTACCCGGTTGTCATTTTTGTATACTGGCTCAGCCAATATAATGCGTGCCAATACCTTTATGATCCTCGGTCATGCTTGTAAATTCGCACTCATTTTCATTTTATTTAGCGTGATATTACCGTTACCCGGTATTCAACATTTCAATCTATTTATTACGTTTGTGATTGTCATGTTTTCGCAAATATTTAGTTTGTTGAAACCTCTGCCTGAACAATTTGCTAAAACGGTTACTACACCAGAAGATGCTGAAAGTATAAATAGCGAAAATACGGACATGAATAAGATACTAACAGCACGTACAACACAGGGATAA
- a CDS encoding DUF2913 family protein, protein MSVQEKSYNVNMLKLVREGLTALSDAQAQKRSLQNPVSETHFLGNWIISALKEKRFDIILAGDLNIWLQESRTLGPKANFKQRFEKIERVYKQICELEYKNLTQFILEDILTELDNEGWLIETESNVTDKFKLSSSGENSLVICAEVYDRAFSDTDGVLESPLSVFIRHGDQAFIDKMFSHGYLVFGSTNRSIVKRHNRYILRPFNHAKKLAILPTLAD, encoded by the coding sequence ATGTCTGTACAAGAAAAATCATATAACGTTAATATGTTGAAGCTTGTTAGAGAGGGTCTAACGGCACTTTCTGATGCGCAAGCACAAAAACGTAGCTTACAAAATCCAGTATCAGAGACTCACTTTCTCGGTAATTGGATTATTAGTGCGTTAAAAGAAAAACGTTTTGATATTATCCTAGCGGGTGATTTAAATATTTGGTTGCAAGAAAGCCGTACATTAGGGCCTAAAGCTAATTTTAAGCAGCGTTTTGAAAAAATAGAGCGAGTGTATAAACAGATTTGCGAACTGGAATATAAGAATTTAACGCAGTTTATTTTAGAAGATATTTTGACTGAGTTAGATAATGAAGGCTGGTTGATTGAAACTGAAAGCAATGTGACGGATAAGTTTAAATTAAGCTCAAGCGGTGAAAATTCACTGGTTATTTGTGCTGAAGTTTATGATCGTGCTTTCTCTGATACCGATGGTGTATTAGAAAGCCCGCTTTCGGTCTTTATTCGACATGGTGATCAAGCATTTATTGATAAAATGTTTTCACACGGCTATTTGGTGTTTGGTTCAACGAACCGTTCGATTGTTAAACGCCATAACCGTTATATTCTCCGTCCGTTTAATCACGCTAAAAAGTTAGCTATTTTACCGACACTAGCAGACTAA
- a CDS encoding YHS domain-containing (seleno)protein, protein MRYIIKLLVISSLIFSFNSFAKAPIYTGYFSSKAVSGYDTVAYFTQSKAVKGLKKFTYEYKGEDWYFSNSQHLALFKQEPEKYAPQYGGYCAYAVAKNDTASSDPTQWTIVNGKLYLNYNADIRQQWLKDKLNFIVKADQNWPHVLN, encoded by the coding sequence ATGAGATATATAATTAAATTGTTAGTTATCAGCAGCCTAATATTCTCGTTTAACAGTTTTGCTAAAGCGCCTATCTATACGGGTTATTTTAGTAGTAAAGCAGTAAGTGGCTACGACACTGTTGCTTATTTCACCCAATCAAAAGCAGTTAAAGGCTTAAAAAAATTCACTTACGAATATAAAGGGGAAGATTGGTATTTTAGTAATAGCCAACACCTCGCGTTATTCAAACAAGAACCAGAAAAATACGCGCCACAATATGGCGGTTATTGTGCCTATGCAGTCGCGAAAAATGACACAGCCTCTTCAGATCCAACACAATGGACGATTGTAAACGGTAAGCTTTACTTAAACTACAACGCAGATATCAGGCAACAATGGTTAAAAGACAAACTAAACTTTATTGTAAAAGCGGACCAAAACTGGCCTCACGTATTGAACTAA
- a CDS encoding cyanophycin synthetase codes for MKLIKQVIYKWISSKFMGGCSNYNSLEVRRGCRSKKQARDKFAKGNIPHAKGAIFFNPFTAVKFAKEHGFPLVIKPNVSGFSRGSHFPIRNYKELWRAIFFAKLWWPTTVVEQYLQGKNYRVVMTKSGVISVLQRYPAFVKGDGVSTISTLIHTENNVREKMGLYPCNNPISLGQQTIHYLAKQGLTLSSIPDTDQQIDLFYRISLAPGGVVETIPRDLIPAYNNELFAKVLDLFDAEILGIDVIMEQGIEHDARNQKLIFLEVNSRPYLNMHNYPRYGQADDLSEHLGLITIVKNQQADIF; via the coding sequence ATGAAACTAATAAAACAAGTAATCTACAAGTGGATCAGTAGCAAGTTCATGGGCGGTTGTAGTAATTATAACAGCCTTGAAGTTCGCCGCGGTTGTCGCTCCAAGAAGCAAGCTCGTGATAAATTTGCTAAAGGTAATATTCCTCACGCTAAAGGCGCGATCTTTTTCAATCCCTTCACTGCGGTTAAATTTGCCAAAGAACATGGTTTTCCATTAGTCATCAAACCAAACGTAAGTGGTTTCTCTCGTGGTAGCCATTTTCCGATCCGTAATTATAAAGAGCTGTGGCGCGCTATCTTTTTTGCTAAATTATGGTGGCCAACAACGGTCGTTGAACAATATTTACAAGGTAAAAACTATCGCGTAGTGATGACTAAATCCGGTGTTATTTCTGTTTTACAACGCTACCCTGCATTTGTAAAAGGAGACGGTGTAAGCACAATTAGTACCTTGATTCATACAGAAAATAATGTACGTGAAAAAATGGGGTTATATCCGTGTAACAACCCTATTTCACTGGGTCAACAAACCATCCATTATCTGGCGAAACAAGGTTTGACCTTATCGTCGATTCCAGATACTGATCAACAAATTGATTTATTTTATCGTATTTCATTAGCACCCGGTGGTGTTGTGGAAACCATACCGCGCGATCTTATCCCTGCATACAATAATGAATTATTTGCCAAAGTATTAGATCTGTTTGACGCTGAAATTCTTGGTATTGATGTGATCATGGAGCAAGGTATTGAACATGATGCCCGCAATCAAAAACTGATCTTCCTCGAAGTAAATTCGCGTCCTTATCTGAACATGCATAACTATCCACGTTATGGCCAAGCTGACGACCTTTCTGAGCATCTTGGTTTAATTACGATAGTAAAAAATCAACAAGCAGACATATTCTAA
- a CDS encoding NRDE family protein codes for MCTVSWLLANDGYQVFFNRDEQKGRALAYFPKYFNERGVKYLMPVDPVGGGTWIAINQAGLSICLLNYYQKNTRRKDLISRGLLVKSLVSNTSLPKIRSALSQLPLQRYAAFTLLVFPSHLTAQTGDVYAVRWDGHTLTTVTAVSPMISSSVALAEVTNYREDHHNSILLQHQVLFSGDGCNDELEIKNTPDLLETDCVEENIIELTNLRRIEDKNSLALTRFHASHEPTPSYLSVCMHRDDAHTVSFTHLIATRKQLKMNYVCGCPCSSKQHQSYALYPQREAYVDVV; via the coding sequence ATGTGTACAGTAAGCTGGTTGTTGGCAAATGATGGCTATCAAGTTTTTTTTAACCGAGATGAACAAAAAGGTCGGGCATTAGCCTATTTCCCCAAATATTTTAATGAACGAGGGGTTAAATATTTAATGCCAGTGGATCCGGTCGGCGGCGGTACTTGGATTGCAATTAACCAAGCAGGCTTATCAATATGTTTACTTAATTATTACCAAAAAAACACCCGCAGGAAAGATTTGATTAGTCGTGGTTTATTAGTTAAATCATTAGTCAGTAATACATCCTTACCCAAGATCCGTTCCGCATTAAGTCAGTTACCCTTACAGCGGTATGCTGCCTTTACGTTACTTGTGTTTCCGAGTCATCTTACAGCGCAAACCGGCGATGTTTACGCAGTACGTTGGGATGGTCATACGTTAACAACGGTTACTGCGGTATCGCCAATGATATCGTCATCAGTTGCATTGGCTGAAGTGACGAATTATCGCGAAGATCATCACAATTCTATTTTATTGCAGCATCAGGTCTTATTTTCAGGTGATGGTTGTAATGATGAGCTGGAAATTAAAAACACGCCTGATTTGTTAGAAACAGATTGTGTAGAAGAGAATATTATTGAGTTGACGAACCTGCGCCGTATCGAAGATAAAAACAGCTTAGCGCTGACTCGATTTCATGCCAGTCATGAACCCACACCGTCTTATTTATCTGTCTGTATGCACCGCGATGATGCCCACACTGTTAGTTTTACCCACCTTATCGCCACGCGTAAGCAACTTAAAATGAACTACGTATGTGGCTGTCCGTGCTCATCTAAGCAACATCAGTCTTATGCTTTGTATCCACAGCGAGAAGCTTACGTCGACGTTGTTTAA
- a CDS encoding HopJ type III effector protein: protein MLNDFLNKLAAQPTTIQFDDVIAVIDASYDFTPTKFYNGYLENDATENIGSCKLFALGRLNKFTKQQMLECFGTYYRDDVLNNPEGDDHANIRYFMRTGWSGIQFEALPLKLK, encoded by the coding sequence ATGTTAAATGACTTTTTAAATAAACTAGCGGCACAGCCAACTACTATTCAGTTCGACGATGTCATCGCTGTTATTGATGCAAGCTATGATTTCACTCCCACTAAATTTTACAATGGCTACCTAGAAAACGACGCCACTGAAAATATAGGTTCATGTAAATTATTCGCATTAGGTCGTTTAAACAAATTCACTAAACAACAAATGCTAGAATGTTTCGGTACTTATTACCGTGATGACGTATTAAATAATCCAGAGGGTGATGATCATGCCAACATTCGTTATTTCATGCGCACAGGCTGGTCAGGCATTCAATTTGAAGCACTGCCACTAAAATTAAAATAA